In a genomic window of Festucalex cinctus isolate MCC-2025b chromosome 11, RoL_Fcin_1.0, whole genome shotgun sequence:
- the LOC144030662 gene encoding uncharacterized protein LOC144030662 → MEGFKKTDRWTDEEVQALLSIYGDEETQRQFESATRNDKVYQLITAKLEELSIFHTQRQVREKLKKLKQDYKKLKDHNSRSGNDRKINKWYERLDVILGHRMGCTTGKTKDSAIAMLEVMCEDTAVGEDSSTTDTLTHQAGPSLSFSVPSDVSLSSPVPVEALEGISEDGPSTSGSCAHLSTSTSNDEVSEHSRLRAESAELFLSLLPCSPVQLDLLCALLYVMMPP, encoded by the exons AtggaaggatttaaaaaaaccgATAGGTGGACGGACGAAGAAGTGCAGGCTCTCCTGAGCATTTACggggacgaggagacccaacgaCAATTTGAAAGTGCCACAAGAAACGATAAAGTCTATCAATTGATAACCGCGAAGCTAGAAGAGCTTagcattttccacacacaaagGCAGGTAAGGGAAAAACTCAAGAAACTCAAACAGGACTATAAaaaactcaaggaccacaacagCCGAAGcggaaatgaccgcaaaattaataaatggtacGAAAGACTGGACGTcattctcggccaccggatgggGTGTACAACCGGTAAAACAAAGGACTCTGCAATTGCAATGCTGGAAGTTATGTGCGAGGACACGGCAGTGGGCGAGGATTCCTCAACAACAGACACGCTAACACACcaag CGGGACCTTCTCTGAGCTTCTCTGTACCTTCTGATGTCTCCCTGAgcagtcctg TTCCAGTCGAGGCGTTGGAAGGGATAAGCGAGGATGGTCCATCCACAAGCGGAAGCTGCGCCCATCTGTCAACTTCCA CTTCAAATGATGAAGTGAGTGAACATTCGCGGCTACGAGCAGAATCAGCAGAGCTGTTCCTGAGCCTTCTGCCTTGCTCTCCCGTCCAG ctggaccttctctgtgctctcctttacgttatgatgcctccctga